The Geothrix sp. genome has a window encoding:
- a CDS encoding efflux RND transporter permease subunit: protein MTTEPNLPQDPDIPLDPAMPDDPYKVYTPQHRTLIRRWFDWMLPRKGWVFALALVWAAAGVASFATLKRDLFPDLTLPSLNLLIQSPGRAATELELTVAQPIEQAIGGLPGVKRVVSTVQAEVVQVVVAFEGDTDPWRARQLVAERLSGVVGNFPEGTRAPLMSSAAGRLQEIMEIVLEGPATDPMKLRDHTEKVLIPRLQAVPGVARVERLGGEERQLQVVVQPERMRLQGVNLGQILDALDGSNQDSAAGVMEIQDKGWFITVGSLAAQPEAVKKLRLKTPRGAILLGDVAEVREGAGFRRGLARHQGHEDVSLRVVKQPTAEALTVAKETRKALDELRQSLPEGMELTLMYDQGNLVTHALNGVTLALLLGGFFVALVLVVLLGNLRGALIVIAVLPLATLGAAVPLQAAGLGLNAMTLGGLAISVGLLVDAAVIMVENLAHRLHEHKEHIEPRRVALTRAAAEVGVPILTAVMVILAVFIPLLAIGGLAGRLYAPLAVAIAAAMTLSLVLSFTLVPALVERFLPPGSLLEEPRLVKALKAFYKPGLEWAMRHGAIVRVLALGLTIPSIWLALHLGSNFLPNLDEGALLLNSILPAETSLAAVDEANFQLEQKLVKLPGVSSVYRRTGRSELTEDPMPHTISDVLVVLDGTHRTPEVQKEVAEMAEELPYPVELTTPMQMRIAEGIGGTPADIQVKFFHPDLAALQTQLSGIQETLAKVPGVASITPEGAGALPKWTVVPDEDALRRLDVPRTLLVKTLRTALQGYDTAPRFDGPQRIERVVRFPDDGRTSPETLKRLPLVLDDGRVVELGQVARFEEASTPSLIRREAAQRRLALNVRTAGDLGGTADRLEKALKGMALPKGTVVKLGGKIEEARETQKRLMVAIGAALILVVGLLYLALGRWREVMVVVLTLPDAFAGGLFALWLAGETWNISSIVGMIGLFGVAVQNSLVLITQAKHLVDSGIPFHEALKEASLGRVRPKLMTAGAAILGLMPMLFGIGGSELERPLAIVMVGGLITSTLFTLLALPSFYAWVGKPKSSPEILPESES from the coding sequence ATGACCACTGAGCCGAATCTCCCGCAGGACCCGGACATCCCTCTTGATCCGGCCATGCCCGATGATCCCTACAAGGTCTACACACCCCAGCACCGCACGCTGATCCGCCGCTGGTTTGACTGGATGCTGCCCCGCAAGGGTTGGGTATTCGCCTTGGCCTTGGTCTGGGCCGCCGCCGGAGTGGCCAGCTTCGCGACGCTGAAGCGGGATCTCTTCCCGGACCTCACCCTTCCCAGCCTCAACCTCCTCATTCAGAGCCCGGGCCGGGCCGCAACGGAGCTGGAGCTGACCGTGGCCCAGCCAATCGAACAGGCTATTGGTGGCCTGCCCGGCGTCAAGCGGGTGGTGAGCACCGTGCAGGCGGAGGTCGTACAGGTGGTGGTGGCCTTCGAAGGTGACACCGATCCCTGGAGGGCTCGACAACTCGTGGCTGAACGCCTCTCAGGGGTGGTCGGCAACTTCCCGGAAGGGACCCGGGCGCCCCTCATGTCCAGCGCCGCGGGCCGGCTCCAGGAAATCATGGAGATCGTCCTCGAAGGACCCGCCACGGACCCCATGAAGCTGCGGGACCACACGGAGAAGGTGCTGATTCCCCGTCTCCAGGCCGTTCCAGGCGTTGCACGTGTCGAACGATTGGGGGGCGAGGAACGTCAACTACAGGTCGTCGTCCAGCCCGAGCGCATGCGACTCCAGGGCGTGAACCTAGGCCAGATCCTGGATGCGCTGGATGGTAGCAACCAGGATAGCGCCGCCGGAGTCATGGAAATCCAGGACAAAGGATGGTTCATCACGGTAGGCAGCCTTGCAGCTCAGCCCGAGGCCGTTAAAAAGCTCCGGCTGAAGACACCCCGTGGAGCGATCCTTCTCGGTGATGTCGCCGAAGTTCGCGAAGGTGCGGGTTTCCGGCGTGGTCTCGCCCGCCACCAAGGGCACGAGGATGTCAGCCTACGGGTGGTCAAGCAGCCCACGGCCGAGGCCCTGACTGTGGCTAAAGAGACCAGGAAGGCCCTGGATGAACTCCGCCAGAGCCTTCCAGAAGGCATGGAGCTGACCCTGATGTATGACCAAGGAAACTTGGTCACCCACGCCCTGAATGGCGTGACCTTGGCGCTCCTCCTGGGGGGATTCTTCGTAGCCTTGGTGCTTGTGGTCCTGTTGGGCAACCTCCGAGGGGCCCTTATCGTCATCGCCGTGCTGCCCCTTGCCACCCTAGGCGCAGCGGTACCCCTTCAGGCTGCGGGCCTTGGCCTGAATGCCATGACCCTAGGCGGCCTCGCTATCTCCGTGGGCTTGCTGGTGGACGCGGCCGTGATCATGGTGGAAAACCTTGCCCATCGCCTACACGAACACAAGGAGCACATCGAACCTCGGAGGGTTGCCCTCACGCGTGCCGCAGCCGAAGTGGGTGTTCCCATCCTCACGGCGGTAATGGTGATCCTGGCGGTCTTCATTCCGCTGCTTGCCATCGGCGGCCTCGCAGGCAGGCTCTATGCGCCACTGGCCGTGGCCATCGCCGCCGCCATGACTCTCAGCCTGGTGCTGAGTTTCACGCTTGTTCCGGCACTCGTCGAGCGGTTCCTGCCTCCGGGTTCCCTGCTGGAGGAACCAAGGCTGGTGAAGGCCCTGAAGGCATTCTACAAACCCGGACTCGAATGGGCTATGCGCCACGGCGCCATCGTGCGAGTGCTGGCTCTGGGACTGACGATCCCTAGCATCTGGCTTGCCCTACATCTGGGTAGTAACTTTCTGCCGAATCTAGATGAAGGTGCCCTGCTCCTCAACAGCATCCTGCCTGCTGAAACCAGCCTAGCCGCCGTGGATGAGGCCAACTTTCAACTCGAACAGAAGCTGGTGAAGCTCCCCGGTGTCTCCTCGGTCTATCGCCGGACGGGCCGTTCCGAACTAACCGAGGACCCTATGCCTCACACGATCTCCGATGTGCTGGTGGTGCTGGACGGCACGCACCGGACACCTGAGGTCCAGAAGGAAGTGGCCGAGATGGCCGAGGAATTGCCCTATCCAGTGGAGCTGACCACACCCATGCAGATGCGCATCGCCGAGGGCATTGGCGGCACCCCGGCGGACATCCAGGTGAAATTTTTCCACCCTGATCTGGCAGCGCTCCAGACCCAGCTCTCCGGCATCCAGGAGACCCTGGCCAAGGTGCCAGGCGTGGCGTCCATTACCCCAGAAGGTGCGGGCGCCCTGCCCAAGTGGACAGTTGTACCCGACGAGGACGCCCTCCGCCGCCTCGATGTCCCGCGAACTCTTTTGGTGAAAACCCTGAGGACTGCGCTTCAGGGCTACGATACGGCCCCCCGCTTCGATGGACCCCAGCGTATCGAGCGAGTGGTTCGATTCCCAGATGATGGACGAACCAGTCCCGAAACCCTCAAGCGGTTACCCCTCGTCCTCGATGACGGACGCGTGGTGGAGCTGGGTCAAGTGGCCCGCTTCGAGGAGGCAAGCACCCCGAGCCTGATCCGACGGGAGGCCGCCCAGCGGCGGCTTGCCTTGAACGTCCGCACCGCAGGAGATCTCGGCGGCACCGCCGACCGCCTGGAAAAGGCCCTGAAGGGAATGGCCCTTCCCAAGGGCACCGTCGTGAAGCTGGGCGGCAAGATCGAAGAAGCCCGGGAAACTCAAAAGCGTCTGATGGTCGCCATCGGGGCAGCACTCATCCTGGTGGTGGGCCTGCTCTATCTGGCCCTTGGACGCTGGCGGGAGGTTATGGTCGTGGTGCTGACCCTACCCGATGCTTTTGCCGGAGGTCTGTTCGCGCTTTGGCTCGCTGGGGAGACTTGGAACATCAGTTCCATCGTCGGGATGATTGGGTTATTCGGCGTGGCCGTTCAAAACAGCCTAGTGCTCATCACCCAGGCCAAGCATCTCGTGGATTCTGGCATCCCCTTCCACGAGGCGCTCAAGGAAGCCAGCCTCGGCCGCGTGCGTCCGAAGCTCATGACGGCGGGCGCGGCCATCCTAGGCCTGATGCCCATGCTGTTTGGCATCGGCGGAAGCGAACTGGAACGCCCCTTGGCCATCGTCATGGTGGGTGGCCTCATCACCAGCACCCTCTTTACCCTTCTGGCTTTGCCGAGCTTCTACGCCTGGGTCGGCA
- a CDS encoding TolC family protein: protein MQETRGFLREGPTVSFLAGPRRIPGAPGTTDKALDLDLPLFLSSKARADLEGTLGQAHPLLKEAALREGMFRLRAAYLDAWLASRLLALREVDFATVERWLKSSQARFEAGSDPAFQVSLVEGELLKVRQDLDEAWTQEARTWGTLFALADIPMGPLPLADPGPVPVIPTVDLERRLEEGPLRKALFAQTNLEEQSLRLKEAQALSRWSLRGSYATEGDEKVARFGLAVRLPRPGEGNSIRSNTEAQIRANQGAARQALAELDARALGVISRLKLAPTNRSIPDFTKAIEAVGLRLQEGRERPSEALPIRRQLLESQMASLRRHHAQHLLAAELKALLPEVNQ from the coding sequence ATGCAAGAAACCCGAGGTTTCCTTCGGGAAGGGCCCACGGTTTCTTTTTTGGCGGGACCTCGCCGGATCCCCGGTGCACCCGGAACGACTGATAAGGCTCTCGACCTGGACCTGCCCCTGTTTTTGTCCTCCAAGGCACGGGCTGATCTGGAAGGCACCCTGGGGCAAGCACACCCCTTGTTGAAGGAGGCCGCACTCCGTGAGGGGATGTTTCGCCTTCGGGCAGCCTACCTGGATGCCTGGCTGGCCTCACGGCTCCTGGCCCTTCGAGAGGTTGACTTCGCAACAGTGGAACGCTGGCTCAAATCATCGCAGGCCCGTTTCGAGGCGGGCTCTGACCCAGCCTTCCAAGTCTCTCTCGTGGAAGGCGAGCTGTTGAAGGTTCGGCAGGACCTGGATGAAGCCTGGACCCAGGAAGCACGCACCTGGGGGACCCTGTTTGCGTTGGCCGATATTCCGATGGGTCCCCTTCCACTGGCTGATCCAGGGCCCGTGCCGGTGATCCCGACGGTGGATCTTGAGAGGCGATTGGAGGAAGGCCCGCTACGGAAGGCGCTGTTCGCACAAACCAACCTGGAAGAACAGAGCCTCCGCTTGAAGGAAGCCCAGGCCTTGAGCCGGTGGAGCCTCCGGGGCAGTTATGCCACGGAGGGCGATGAGAAGGTCGCACGCTTCGGCCTAGCGGTGCGCCTTCCTCGTCCCGGTGAAGGAAATTCCATTCGGAGCAATACCGAGGCCCAAATTCGGGCCAACCAGGGGGCTGCCAGACAAGCCCTTGCTGAACTTGATGCCCGCGCCTTGGGTGTGATCTCCCGCCTTAAGCTGGCTCCCACTAACCGGAGCATTCCCGATTTCACCAAGGCCATCGAGGCGGTAGGCCTTCGGCTACAGGAAGGCCGTGAACGCCCATCTGAGGCCCTGCCCATCCGTCGCCAACTCCTGGAATCCCAGATGGCCTCCTTGCGTCGCCACCATGCCCAGCATCTCCTAGCCGCTGAACTCAAAGCCCTGCTTCCCGAGGTGAACCAATGA
- a CDS encoding MbcA/ParS/Xre antitoxin family protein encodes MFGDLERAAHWLDSPILALGGRTPREVATPTLKPFWLS; translated from the coding sequence GTGTTCGGTGACCTCGAGCGGGCGGCCCATTGGCTGGACTCTCCAATCCTGGCCCTTGGTGGCCGAACCCCCAGAGAGGTGGCAACACCGACGCTCAAGCCGTTCTGGCTGTCCTAA
- a CDS encoding efflux RND transporter periplasmic adaptor subunit, translating into MKDIRGLRFLVVPEPKAEGAWYPAEAIGDESAQAILSSPVKGIVSAIQTPPGQHVAIGAGLITIQSPELARLKADWLSSKARRERTEAELAREQQLFEAQAGSRRELEAAKSEAATAKADEEAARLALEARGQNPEMAGAALVVRAPKAGTVSAYKIQLGQGVDAGQELGSFQAASAAIARLELPLPAPQNWQPGAVTEVRKGDGQRWKARLEGTPMTLTTDTRRLSYRLRLMGSPLPIPGTPLEVHVPLAKTVVLPQSALQQVEGTWGVFVKEGEEAEFRPVRRGPELGTDVMVLEGVKPGETVVGEGAYLLKSLQIKRKSGGEDHDH; encoded by the coding sequence TTGAAGGACATCAGGGGTCTTCGATTCCTGGTGGTCCCCGAACCCAAGGCGGAAGGCGCGTGGTATCCCGCCGAGGCCATCGGCGACGAATCTGCCCAGGCCATCCTCAGTAGCCCCGTGAAGGGCATCGTCTCCGCAATCCAGACCCCCCCGGGACAGCATGTCGCAATCGGCGCAGGGCTGATCACCATCCAGAGCCCTGAACTGGCCCGCCTCAAAGCGGACTGGTTGTCCAGCAAAGCGAGGCGAGAACGGACGGAAGCCGAGCTGGCCCGCGAGCAACAGCTCTTTGAAGCCCAGGCGGGATCCCGACGAGAGTTGGAGGCCGCCAAGAGCGAAGCCGCCACGGCCAAGGCGGATGAAGAGGCTGCCCGCCTCGCATTGGAGGCTCGGGGTCAGAATCCAGAGATGGCAGGAGCGGCCCTGGTCGTTAGGGCCCCAAAGGCAGGTACTGTCTCGGCCTACAAGATCCAACTCGGCCAGGGAGTCGACGCCGGTCAGGAACTGGGCAGCTTCCAGGCGGCTTCCGCCGCCATCGCCCGGCTGGAGCTGCCGCTTCCCGCCCCCCAGAACTGGCAGCCCGGCGCCGTGACCGAGGTCCGGAAAGGTGATGGCCAGCGCTGGAAGGCCCGCCTTGAAGGCACGCCTATGACCCTCACCACGGATACCCGGCGGCTGAGCTATCGCCTGCGTTTGATGGGCAGCCCTCTGCCGATCCCTGGTACGCCGTTGGAAGTCCATGTGCCCCTCGCGAAGACCGTCGTCCTCCCTCAGAGCGCCTTGCAACAGGTGGAGGGCACTTGGGGCGTCTTCGTGAAGGAGGGGGAGGAGGCGGAATTCCGTCCGGTGCGCCGGGGCCCCGAACTGGGCACCGATGTGATGGTGCTGGAGGGCGTGAAGCCCGGTGAGACCGTGGTCGGCGAAGGTGCCTACTTGCTGAAGTCCCTCCAAATCAAGCGGAAGAGTGGGGGGGAAGACCATGACCACTGA
- a CDS encoding metalloregulator ArsR/SmtB family transcription factor, with the protein MAKPTLKTPACPPKVPLGARPLLSAAQASELARLFEVLASDTRLRLLHALVILGDPCMTDLADAVGMKPQAVSNQLRRLVDLGILDTRRHGVHIHYSIVDPCVTKLMYHGLCLNEETRGHAQATAS; encoded by the coding sequence ATGGCAAAACCCACCCTGAAGACTCCGGCCTGTCCTCCAAAGGTACCACTCGGTGCGAGACCTTTGTTGAGTGCGGCCCAAGCATCCGAATTGGCTCGGCTCTTCGAGGTGCTCGCCTCTGACACCAGGCTCAGGCTTCTCCATGCACTGGTTATATTGGGCGACCCCTGCATGACCGATCTCGCCGACGCAGTCGGCATGAAGCCCCAGGCGGTCTCCAACCAGCTCCGACGCCTTGTGGATCTCGGCATCCTGGATACCCGCCGCCATGGGGTCCATATCCACTACAGCATCGTGGACCCCTGTGTTACCAAACTGATGTACCACGGGCTCTGCCTCAACGAGGAGACCCGGGGCCATGCCCAGGCGACCGCATCATGA